One Panicum virgatum strain AP13 chromosome 9K, P.virgatum_v5, whole genome shotgun sequence genomic region harbors:
- the LOC120649798 gene encoding protein SPIRRIG-like, whose product MKWSSLLSKVVFAAGQQQEQQPPPPPPPPPGSPLHRQQADQDLATPRLSSASTGGDEGGFDAAAGSSPSAAASPARGKNELESDFRRFWEEFRSSSSEKAKERALNLAVDVFCRLVKQHSSVVQLVAKLVEAHVFSFVIGRAFVTDVEKLRIHSKGRALHVADVIGFFSEITELGICPGSNLLYAVEVLVTETNDKQPLLDSGILCCLIYILNSLLSPSEYSPSTSPVHEAGSKIEKSKNLDPTQSRRLEIEGSVIHIMKALASHQSAAPSLIEDDALQVLFHMVANGSLTVFSQFRDGIVPLHTIQLHRHAMQVLGLLLANDNGASAKYIRKHQLIKVLLMAVKDFNPQSGDAAYTMGIVDLLLECVELSYRPESGSIRLREDIHNAHGYQFLVQFALTLCSLHKNQTLQSSSKLVTGVHGFDPSHRLEQDVFSCDLSPQLSRLLDVLVNLSQIGPSENGGGKSLKSSHTKGTGHNRSRTPSADKFDEVMEVSSPKVKDLDAIQMLQDIFLKADNLEVQAEVLNRMFKIFSSHLENYKLCQQLRTVPLFILNMGSFPAALQEVILKFLEYAVTVVNCIPEQELLSLCCLLQQPISTSLKHMVLSFFVKLLSFDQQYKKVLREVGVLGVLLDDLKQNKLFFGDEQHKKANDSTERMSNASNFQKTVNNKDAILSPKLMASSSAKFPMFEDEGTIIVAWDCLFYLLKRAEPNQQSFRSSNGVNIILPFLVSESHRSGVLRLLSCLIIEDSLQAHPEEIGSLIEILKSGMVSTSSGSQFKLDNDAKCDTFGALWRILGANSSAQRIFGEATGFSLLLTTLHSFQNDSENEETESSLHTHMKIFGFLLRAMTAAVCNNFVNRIKLHTILSSNTFYDLVSESGLLCVDCEKQVILLLLELALEIVLPPTSNLQVECISSETSEDESSFLSAASFGLSRLDKERVYNASAVVVLIRSLLVFTPKVQLELLRFIEKLANAGPFNQENLTSVGCVGLLLETISPFLEGSSPILNHALRIVELLGAYRLSSSELRLLVRYILQLKVKRSGHLFVNMMDKLIQMEDVREGNMSLAPFIEMDMSKAGHASIQVSLGERTWPPVSGYSFVCWFQFQNFFKCQPKEAEKTSKGAYGKRSGHVMRIFSVGAVDDANTLYAELYLNDNGVFTISTGNSSSLSFPGIEMEEGKWHHLAVVHSKPNALAGLFQASVASLYLDGKLRHTGKLGYSPSPFGKSLQVTLGTPTIRGKVSDLSWRLRCCYLFEEVLTPGSICFMYILGQGYRGLFQDTDLLRFVPNWACGGEVMAILDSLEVEVPTSSSSQRVDSSMKQGNSRLESSGIVWDMERLRNLSLQLSGRKLIFAFDGTSSDAFRASGTLSLLNLVDPTSAAASPIGGIPRYGRLSGAVYICNQCTIGDTVQTVGGIPVVLALVEAAESRDMLHMALELLALSLQQSHQNVKNMQALRGYHLLALFLHRRMSLFDMQSLDIFFRIAACEASFPEPQKSKINRTASYASGMSPDASLDDLTLPKFGDDVSSGGSHGDLDDFSVQKDSFSHLSELENADIAGETSEFIVLSNADMVEHVLLDWTIWVAAPISVQITLLGFLERMVSMHWFRNHNLTILRRINLVQHLLVTLQRGDVEIPVLEKLVVLLGVILEDGFLASELELVVRFIIMTFDPPELTPNRQIVREAMGKHVIVRNMLLEMLIDLQVTINAEELMEQWHKVVSSRLVTYFLDEAVHPTSMRWITTLLGVCLTSSTTFALKFRASGGFQGLNHVLPSFHDSPEIYYILFCLVFGKPVYPRVPEVRMLDFHALMPSDGNYGELKFVDLLDTIIAMAKATFDSLIMKSMLAHENHNLSHLNGTLVADLDESTSDMGGDLQGEALMHKTYAARLMGGEAAAPAVATSILRFMVDLAKMCPPFSAVCRRHDFLENCIDLYFSCVRSDCALRMAKDLTTAATDEKNVHDDDNGSSKDAFPSLPQEQEQSAKTMSVTSFPQEQKSSSSESTSMPNSFETAEVKGDDSSNQELSTKILNGEATQMFNNTHDQGRITAPSSNGIAESHQVTDSPNSVSMNNVGSPVLSERSTHRAASTPSTSPIAPFTSWPGSAGSYSDGRHLTASPSMASSISGIDLDSSPDPKSSIQSSPAVNTLFPISSKLLLDIDDLGYGGGPCSAGATAVLDFVAQILADIISDQFKAALFIETLLESVPLFVDIDSALVFQGLCLSRLMNFLERKLLLDDEEDGKKLDKSRWSVNLDPLCWMIVDRVYMGCFPTPLRVLQTLEFLMSMLQLANKDGRIEDAVPPGKGILSIARGSRQLDPYIHAILKNTNRMIMFCFLPTFLKSMGEDDLLANLAFLTETGRSLASKHNQEDFSVNICTVLQLLIANKRLVICPSNVDTDLMCCFCINLMALLHDKRSTAQNLAVDLLKYLVVHRRQSLEDLLVCKPNQGQQLDILHGGLDKLLTGSTSMFFEWLQSSQQTISKVLDQCALIMWVQYITGSAKFPGVRIKGMEVRRKKEMGRKSRESAKLDVRHWEQINERRYNLDLVRDVMSTELRAIRQDKYGWILHGESEWQSQLQELVHERGIFPMRQSSTEPAWQLCAVEGPYRMRKKLEHSKFKIDTIQNVLTSNLGSDDAKMTSREDADLLMTSGSDTMSGLNLLPYDTEQKDLDAAEFASFKDDDDIFKGGSTISAPIGWADDKSSINEQSLHSATEFGAKSSSLSFHMTESHHGKSELSSPRRAPSVKGTDTRTSEDKSEKELFDNGEYLIRPYLEPYEKIRHKYNCERVAGLDKHDGIFLIGELCLYIIENFYIDDSNCICEKGSEDELSVIDQALGVNKDIMGSSESHLKSPSTWGATANVLLGGRAWAYNGGAWGKENLCSSSNLPHPWHMWKLDSVHELLKRDYQLRPVAIEIFSMDGCNELLVFHKKEREEVFKNLVAMNLPRNSMLDTTISASSKQDTGEGSRLFKVMAKSFSKRWQSGEITNFQYLMHLNTLAGRGYSDLTQYPVFPWVLADYESDTLDLRNPQTFRKLDKPMGCQTEEGEEEFRKRYDSWDDPDVPKFHYGSHYSSAGIVLFYLLRLPPFSTENQKLQGGQFDHADRLFNSVKDTWVSAAGKSNTSDVKELIPEFYYLPEFLENRFNLDLGEKQSGEKVGDVVLPPWAKGSVREFIRKHREALESDYVSENLHHWIDLIFGYKQRGKAAEDAVNVFYHYTYEGSVDIDAVSDPTMKASILAQINHFGQTPKQLFQKPHPQRRTDRKVPPHPLRYSSYLTQQEIRKTASSVSQIVSYNDKILIAAANSLLKPVTYSEYISWGFPDRSLRILTYDQDRLLSTHENLHGGSQIQCTGVSHDGNILTTGGDDGVVAVWRFVKDGIRRLLRMEKALCAHTGKITCVYVSQPYSLIVSGSDDCSVILWDLTSLVFVKQLPRFPASVSALHVNNLTGEILTGAGVLFAVWSINGDCLAVVNTSQLPSDLILSVASTTHSDWQDTNWYVTGHQSGAVKVWKMVHCSSDEAVNSKSKSPAVTSGGLSLNGQTPEYRLLLQKVLKSHKHPVTALCIPPDLKQLLSGDAGGHLLSWSLKDDSFKGS is encoded by the exons ATGAAATGGTCCTCATTGCTCAGTAAGGTTGtcttcgccgccggccagcagcaggagcagcagcccccgcccccgcccccgccgccgccggggtcgcCGCTTCATCGCCAGCAGGCGGACCAGGACCTCGCCACCCCGAGGCTCAGCTCCGCCTCCACCGGCGGGGACGAGGGCGGCTTcgacgcggcggccgggagctcgccctccgccgccgcgtccccagCCAG GGGGAAAAATGAATTGGAATCAGACTTCAGGAGGTTCTGGGAGGAATTTCGCTCTTCCAGCTCTGAAAAG GCGAAAGAAAGGGCCTTAAATTTGGCTGTAGATGTCTTCTGTAGGCTAGTCAAGCAGCATTCTAGTGTAGTGCAATTAGTTGCAAA GTTAGTAGAAGCAcatgttttttcttttgttattgGAAGAGCTTTTGTTACCGATGTGGAGAAACTAAGAATCCACAGCAAAGGAAGAGCACTGCATGTTGCTGATGTTATtggatttttttcagaaatcacagaG CTTGGTATATGTCCAGGATCAAACCTGTTGTATGCAGTCGAAGTACTTGTGACAGAG ACTAATGATAAGCAGCCTCTGTTGGACTCTGGTATTTTGTGCTGCCTTATATATATCCTCAATTCTCTATTGAGTCCCAGTGAGTACTCCCCAAGTACCTCTCCTGTTCACGAAGCAGGATCAAAAATTGAGAAAAGCAAAAATTTGGATCCTACACAATCACGGCGGCTTGAG ATTGAGGGGAGCGTAATACATATAATGAAAGCACTTGCGAGCCATCAATCTGCTGCACCAAGTTTAATTGAAGATGATGCCTTACAAGTTCTCTTCCACATGGTTGCAAATGGTTCACTCACTGTATTTTCCCAATTCAGGGATGGTATTGTTCCCCTTCACACAATTCAGCTTCATCGCCATGCGATGCAG gttcttggtcttcttcttgCAAATGACAATGGGGCTTCTGCCAAGTACATCAGGAAGCACCAATTG ATTAAAGTACTTCTTATGGCCGTGAAGGATTTCAATCCTCAAAGTGGTGATGCTGCTTACACCATGGGCATTGTGGATTTGTTACTGGAATGTGTTGAGTTGTCTTACAGGCCTG AGTCTGGGTCCATAAGGCTCAGGGAAGACATACACAATGCTCATGGTTACCAGTTCCTTGTTCAATTTGCTCTTACACTTTGTAGCTTACACAAAAACCAGACTCTCCAATCCTCATCCAAGTTAGTAACTGGAGTGCATGGATTTGATCCTTCTCACAGATTAGAACAAGATGTATTCTCATGTGACCTTTCACCTCAGTTGTCTAGGTTGCTTGATGTTCTAGTAAATTTGTCACAAATTGGACCCTCTGAAAATGGTGGTGGTAAAAGTTTGAAATCTTCTCACACGAAAGGAACAGGGCACAACAGAAGCCGAACTCCATCTGCTGACAAATTTGATGAGGTGATGGAAGTTAGTAGCCCCAAGGTAAAAGATCTTGATGCCATTCAGATGCTGCAAGATATTTTTCTGAAGGCTGacaacttggaagtgcaagcTGAAGTTCTCAATAGAATGTTCAAGATTTTCTCGAGCCATCTTGAAAACTACAAGCTGTGCCAACAACTTCGTACTGTTCCTCTTTTTATCCTAAACATGGGCAGCTTCCCTGCAGCACTACAAGAGGTCATTTTAAAATTTTTGGAATATGCTGTCACGGTCGTAAACTGCATTCCGGAGCAGGAGTTATTGTCACTCTGTTGCTTATTGCAACAACCAATTTCTACCAGTCTTAAGCATATGGTGCTTTCGTTCTTTGTAAAGCTCCTCTCCTTTGATCAGCAGTACAAGAAAGTTCTCAGAGAAGTTGGTGTCTTGGGGGTACTGTTAGATGACTTGAAGCAAAACAAGCTTTTCTTTGGAGATGAGCAGCACAAAAAGGCCAATGACTCTACAGAGAGGATGTCTAATGCAAGTAATTTTCAGAAGACGGTGAACAACAAAGATGCAATTCTTTCGCCAAAGTTAATGGCTTCTAGTTCCGCAAAATTTCCCATGTTTGAAGATGAAGGAACAATTATTGTTGCATGGGATTGTCTTTTTTATCTGCTGAAAAGAGCTGAGCCTAACCAGCAATCATTCCGATCATCCAATGGTGTCAACATCATTCTTCCTTTCTTGGTATCCGAAAGCCACAGATCTGGTGTATTACGACTATTGTCATGCCTGATAATTGAAGATTCTCTTCAG GCTCATCCAGAAGAAATAGGATCACTGATTGAAATCTTGAAGAGTGGGATGGTATCAACGTCATCAGGTTCTCAATTCAAGCTTGATAATGATGCAAAGTGTGATACATTTGGTGCTTTGTGGCGCATTCTTGGGGCGAATAGTTCAGCACAAAGAATTTTTGGAGAAGCCACTGGATTTTCCCTGCTATTGACAACGCTGCATAGTTTCCAGAATGACAGCGAAAATGAAGAGACTGAATCATCTTTACATACTCATATGAAGATCTTTGGTTTTCTATTGCGAGCAATGACAGCTGCTGTATGCAACAATTTTGTTAATAGGATAAAACTGCATACAATCCTTTCGTCAAACACTTTCTATGATCTCGTCTCTGAGTCTGGGCTGCTCTGTGTGGATTGTGAAAAACAAGTTATTTTGCTTTTGCTTGAGCTTGCACTTGAGATTGTCCTTCCACCCACGAGTAACCTGCAGGTAGAGTGCATTTCATCTGAAACCTCAGAGGATGAATCGAGCTTCTTGTCTGCAGCATCATTTGGACTTTCAAGGCTTGACAAGGAGCGCGTGTACAATGCTAGTGCAGTAGTTGTGTTGATCCGTTCTTTGCTGGTATTTACACCTAAAGTTCAACTTGAGTTGCTGAGATTCATTGAGAAGCTAGCAAATGCTGGCCCCTTCAACCAGGAGAATTTAACTTCTGTTG GATGTGTTGGCCTGCTACTTGAGACAATCAGCCCATTTTTGGAGGGTTCCTCTCCTATTCTTAATCATGCCTTGAGAATTGTTGAACTTCTAGGTGCCTACAG GTTGTCCTCCTCTGAGCTAAGGCTTCTTGTGAGATATATTCTTCAGCTGAAAGTGAAGCGTTCTGGTCATCTTTTTGTTAATATGATGGACAAATTAATTCAAATGGAAGACGTCAGAGAAGGAAACATGTCTCTAGCTCCTTTTATTGAAATGGACATGAGCAAAGCCGGTCACGCATCTATTCAAGTTTCATTAGGAGAAAGAACATGGCCGCCTGTTTCTGGGTACTCTTTTGTTTGCTGGTTCCAATTTCAGAACTTCTTTAAATGCCAGCCGAAGGAAGCAGAGAAAACATCTAAAGGGGCCTATGGTAAAAGGAGTGGGCATGTTATGCGTATATTTTCTGTGGGTGCAGTGGATGATGCCAACACTCTGTATGCTGAACTTTATCTTAATGATAATGGCGTTTTTACTATATCTACGGGCAATTCAAGTTCATTATCATTTCCTGGCATTGAAATGGAAGAAGGAAAATGGCATCATCTTGCTGTTGTCCATAGTAAACCAAATGCACTAGCTGGCCTTTTCCAAGCAAGTGTGGCTAGCCTGTATCTTGATGGAAAGCTGAGGCACACCGGGAAGCTTGGATATTCACCATCCCCATTTGGTAAATCTTTGCAAGTAACACTTGGCACACCTACTATTCGTGGGAAAGTTTCTGACTTGTCATGGCGGCTCCGGTGTTGTTATCTTTTTGAGGAGGTCTTGACACCCGGGAGCATTTGTTTCATGTACATTCTTGGACAAGGGTATCGAGGGTTGTTCCAAGACACTGATCTTCTGAGATTTGTCCCAAATTGGGCCTGTGGTGGAGAGGTAATGGCAATCCTGGATTCATTAGAAGTGGAGGTACCCACATCTTCAAGTAGCCAGCGTGTTGACAGTTCGATGAAACAAGGAAACTCTAGACTTGAGAGCAGTGGAATTGTTTGGGACATGGAACGGTTAAGAAATCTCTCCTTACAATTATCTGGAAGGAAGCTAATATTTGCATTCGATGGAACTTCATCAGATGCTTTTCGAGCATCTGGGACCCTTTCGTTGCTGAACCTTGTTGATCCAACTTCTGCTGCTGCGTCCCCAATAGGAG GTATACCAAGATATGGACGTCTAAGTGGTGCTGTTTACATCTGCAATCAGTGCACAATTGGTGACACTGTTCAAACAGTTGGTGGGATCCCTGTTGTGCTTGCTCTTGTTGAAGCTGCTGAATCTAGGGACATGCTGCATATGGCACTGGAGCTGCTTGCATTATCTCTTCAGCAGAGCCATCAAAATGTAAAAAACATGCAGGCCTTGAGGGGTTATCATCTTCTTGCACTTTTTTTGCATAGGAGAATGTCACTATTTGATATGCAATCTCTTGATATCTTCTTCCGTATTGCTGCATGTGAGGCTTCCTTTCCTGAGCCGCAGAAATCAAAGATAAATCGAACAGCAAGCTATGCATCTGGGATGTCCCCGGACGCCAGCCTTGATGATCTTACCTTACCCAAGTTTGGCGATGATGTGTCTTCTGGTGGATCTCATGGGGATCTAGATGACTTTTCAGTACAAAAGGATTCATTTAGCCACTTGTCTGAGCTGGAAAATGCTGACATAGCTGGCGAGACTTCTGAATTCATAGTCTTGTCAAATGCTGATATGGTTGAACACGTTCTCTTGGACTGGACTATATGGGTTGCTGCTCCTATATCTGTGCAAATAACTCTTCTTGGATTTCTCGAGAGGATGGTATCCATGCATTGGTTCCGAAATCACAACCTTACAATACTGCGCCGGATTAATCTTGTTCAGCATCTTCTTGTTACTTTACAACGTGGTGATGTTGAAATTCCTGTGCTGGAGAAGCTAGTTGTGCTACTAGGTGTCATCCTGGAGGATGGTTTTCTAGCTTCTGAGCTGGAACTTGTTGTTAGATTCATAATAATGACATTTGATCCTCCAGAGCTTACACCAAACCGCCAGATTGTGCGGGAGGCTATGGGAAAGCATGTTATTGTGAGGAACATGTTATTGGAAATGCTTATTGATCTACAAGTAACCATAAATGCTGAAGAATTGATGGAACAATGGCATAAAGTTGTCTCGTCCAGACTGGTCACATATTTCCTTGATGAAGCTGTACATCCAACTAGTATGAGATGGATTACAACTCTTTTAGGAGTTTGCCTTACGTCATCAACTACATTTGCTCTGAAGTTTCGTGCAAGTGGGGGTTTTCAAGGGTTGAATCATGTGCTTCCAAGCTTTCACGATTCTCCAGAAATATACTATATATTGTTTTGTTTGGTGTTCGGGAAGCCTGTTTATCCTCGAGTACCAGAGGTCCGCATGCTTGATTTCCATGCTCTCATGCCTAGTGATGGAAACTACGGAGAATTGAAGTTTGTGGATCTATTGGATACTATAATTGCAATGGCAAAAGCTACATTTGATTCCTTGATAATGAAATCTATGCTTGCACATGAGAATCACAATCTTTCACATCTTAATGGAACCTTGGTTGCTGATCTCGATGAGTCCACATCAGACATGGGAGGTGACCTTCAAGGAGAAGCTCTGATGCATAAGACATATGCAGCAAGGTTAATGGGTGGTGAAGCAGCAGCACCTGCTGTTGCTACTTCAATATTGAGGTTCATGGTTGATCTGGCAAAGATGTGCCCACCATTCTCTGCTGTTTGCAGGCGACATGATTTCCTAGAGAACTGTATTGATTTATATTTCTCTTGTGTAAG GTCTGATTGTGCCCTGAGGATGGCAAAAGATCTTACAACTGCTGCAACCGATGAGAAGAATGTTCATGACGATGACAATGGAAGTTCAAAGGACGCCTTTCCAAGTTTACCACAGGAACAGGAACAATCTGCCAAAACGATGAGTGTTACAAGTTTTCCTCAGGAGCAGAAGAGTTCCAGTTCAGAAAGTACCAGCATGCCAAACTCCTTTGAAACTGCTGAAGTAAAAGGAGATGATTCTTCGAATCAGGAGCTCAGTACTAAGATTTTAAATGGTGAAGCAACCCAAATGTTTAATAATACTCATGATCAAGGACGGATCACAGCACCCAGTTCAAATGGTATTGCTGAATCCCACCAAGTAACTGATTCACCCAACTCGGTTTCCATGAATAATGTTGGATCCCCTGTTTTATCCGAGAGATCAACCCACAGAGCAGCCAGTACCCCTTCTACATCTCCAATAGCTCCATTCACATCTTGGCCTGGCAGTGCAGGATCGTATAGTGATGGTAGACACCTGACAGCATCTCCATCCATGGCTTCATCTATATCCGGGATAGACCTGGACTCATCCCCAGATCCGAAGAGCAGTATTCAGAGTTCGCCTGCCGTGAATACCCTTTTCCCAATCAGTTCCAAGCTTTTGCTTGACATAGATGATTTAGGTTATGGGGgtggcccatgctctgcaggagcAACTGCTGTTCTAGATTTTGTTGCTCAAATCCTTGCTGACATTATCTCAGATCAGTTTAAAGCAGCACTTTTTATTGAGACCCTTCTGGAGTCCGTACCCTTATTTGTTGATATCGACTCTGCTCTTGTTTTTCAAGGTTTGTGCCTAAGCAGATTAATGAACTTCCTTGAAAGAAAGCTCTTgcttgatgatgaagaagatgggaaGAAACTTGACAAAAGCCGCTGGTCTGTTAATTTGGATCCACTTTGCTGGATGATAGTTGACCGCGTGTACATGGGCTGCTTTCCAACCCCACTCAGGGTACTACAGACACTAGAATTCTTAATGTCCATGTTGCAGCTTGCTAACAAAGATGGCCGTATCGAAGATGCTGTGCCTCCAGGTAAAGGTATTTTGTCCATTGCTCGAGGAAGCAGGCAACTCGATCCCTACATCCATGCCATATTGAAGAACACAAACCGGATGATAATGTTCTGTTTCCTCCCAACATTCCTTAAAAGTATGGGGGAAGATGATCTACTTGCAAATCTTGCATTCCTAACAGAAACTGGGAGGAGTTTAGCTTCTAAACATAATCAGGAAGATTTTTCTGTCAATATTTGTACAGTTCTTCAGCTTCTAATTGCCAATAAGAGACTGGTGATCTGCCCAAGCAATGTTGATACTGATCTAATGTGTTGTTTCTGCATAAATTTAATGGCACTTCTCCATGACAAGAGATCGACTGCTCAAAACTTGGCGGTTGATTTACTTAAATACTTGGTGGTGCATCGTCGCCAATCTCTTGAGGACCTGCTAGTTTGCAAGCCTAACCAAGGGCAGCAACTGGACATCCTTCATGGAGGACTTGACAAATTGCTCACTGGAAGTACCTCAATGTTTTTTGAATGGCTCCAGAGTTCTCAGCAGACAATAAGTAAAGTGTTGGACCAGTGTGCACTAATAATGTGGGTTCAATATATTACGGGCTCAGCAAAATTTCCTGGTGTacgaataaaaggaatggaagTCAGGCGCAAGAAAGAGATGGGACGGAAATCTCGGGAATCTGCAAAACTAGATGTCAGGCACTGGGAACAGATAAATGAGCGGAGGTATAATCTTGATTTGGTTCGTGATGTGATGTCTACAGAGCTAAGAGCAATTCGTCAAGATAAATACGGATGGATATTGCATGGAGAAAGCGAGTGGCAAAGCCAGCTCCAAGAACTTGTTCATGAGAGAGGTATTTTCCCCATGCGGCAATCATCCACAGAACCTGCATGGCAGCTATGTGCTGTTGAAGGACCATATAGAATGCGGAAGAAACTTGAACACTCAAAATTTAAGATAGATACTATTCAGAATGTTCTAACCAGCAACCTTGGATCGGATGATGCTAAGATGACCAGTAGAGAGGATGCAGATTTGTTGATGACATCTGGGTCAGATACAATGTCAGGCTTGAATCTTTTGCCTTATGACACTGAGCAGAAGGATCTTGATGCTGCTGAATTTGCATCAttcaaggatgatgatgacataTTCAAAGGAGGAAGCACAATTTCAGCTCCGATTGGCTGGGCTGATGACAAAAGCAGCATTAATGAACAGAGCCTTCATTCTGCTACAGAATTTGGAGCAAAATCAAGTTCCCTTTCTTTTCACATGACAGAGAGTCACCATGGAAAATCTGAACTTAGTTCGCCAAGGAGGGCACCTTCAGTAAAGGGTACTGATACGAGAACTTCGGAGGATAAATCAGAAAAGGAGTTGTTTGACAATGGTGAATATCTTATCAGACCTTATCTGGAACCCTATGAGAAAATAAGGCATAAATACAACTGTGAACGGGTTGCAGGTCTTGATAAGCATGACGGAATATTTCTAATTGGAGAACTTTGCTTATACATTATCGAGAACTTCTACATTGATGATTCCAATTGCATTTGTGAAAAGGGCAGTGAGGATGAGCTCTCTGTCATTGATCAAGCTTTAGGTGTGAACAAGGATATAATGGGAAGCAGTGAATCTCACCTGAAATCACCTTCCACGTGGGGTGCGACAGCAAATGTCTTACTTGGTGGCAGAGCATGGGCATATAATGGAGGTGCTTGGGGTAAGGAGAATctttgcagcagcagcaacctgcCTCATCCATGGCATATGTGGAAGCTTGATAGTGTTCACGAGCTACTAAAACGTGATTACCAGCTCCGTCCTGTTGCAATAGAAATTTTCAGCATGGATGGTTGCAATGAGCTTCTAGTTTTCCACAAGAAGGAGAGGGAAGAAGTTTTCAAAAATCTGGTTGCCATGAATCTCCCGCGGAATAGCAT GTTGGACACAACCATATCGGCATCCTCAAAACAGGACACTGGTGAGGGGAGCCGTCTTTTTAAAGTCATGGCAAAATCATTTTCTAAAAGATGGCAGAGTGGAGAAATTACAAACTTCCAATATCTCATGCATCTAAATACACTGGCCGGTCGAGGTTACAGTGATCTCACACAGTACCCAGTATTTCCATGGGTTCTTGCAGATTATGAGAGCGATACTTTAGATCTAAGGAATCCACAGACATTTCGCAAGCTTGATAAACCTATGGGATGTCaaacagaggaaggagaagaggaattCCGGAAGAG ATATGATAGCTGGGATGATCCAGATGTACCAAAGTTTCATTATGGTTCTCATTATTCAAGTGCTGGGATTGTCCTTTTCTATCTCTTAAGGTTGCCTCCTTTTAGCACAGAAAATCAGAAATTGCAGGGTGGACAATTTGACCATGCAGACCGTTTATTCAACAGTGTGAAAGATACATGGGTAAGCGCTGCTGGCAAAAGCAACACATCAGATGTGAAAGAACTGATCCCTGAGTTCTATTATTTGCCTGAATTTTTGGAAAACCGGTTTAATCTGGACCTGGGCGAGAAGCAATCAGGAGAGAAG GTTGGCGATGTTGTTCTGCCACCTTGGGCTAAAGGCAGTGTCAGAGAATTCATTAGGAAGCATCGGGAAGCATTGGAGTCAGATTATGTATCTGAGAATCTACATCATTGGATTGACCTTATTTTTGGATATAAGCAGAGAGGAAAG GCAGCTGAAGATGCTGTCAATGTCTTCTATCACTACACATATGAAGGGAGTGTCGACATAGATGCAGTATCAGATCCTACCATGAAGGCTTCAATATTGGCACAAATCAACCATTTTGGTCAGACCCCAAAACAGTTATTCCAAAAACCACATCCACAGAGACGGACTGACAGGAAAGTCCCTCCTCATCCTCTACGGTACAGCTCCTATCTTACACAACAAGAGATTCGCAAGACAGCATCTTCAGTGTCCCAAATTGTCTCCTACAACGATAAGATCCTAATTGCCGCAGCTAACAGCTTGCTCAAGCCAGTAACTTACAGTGAATACATTTCCTGGGGATTCCCTGACCGCAGCTTGAGAATATTAACATATGATCAGGATAGACTTTTGTCCACACATGAAAACCTTCATGGTGGTAGTCAAATCCAGTGCACTGGAGTGAGCCATGATGGCAATATTCTCACCACAGGTGGTGATGACGGAGTTGTTGCAGTGTGGAGATTTGTTAAGGATGGCATACGCCGTCTCCTGAGAATGGAGAAGGCTTTGTGTGCTCACACGGGCAAGATAACTTGTGTCTATGTCAGCCAGCCTTACTCATTAATTGTGTCAGGCTCTGATGACTGTTCTGTGATTTTGTGGGACCTGACAAGCTTGGTATTTGTGAAGCAGCTACCAAGGTTCCCAGCATCAGTATCTGCCCTACATGTGAACAACCTCACTGGTGAGATTCTGACTGGTGCTGGTGTTCTTTTTGCTGTTTGGAGCATCAATGGGGACTGCCTTGCTGTGGTGAACACATCCCAGCTTCCTTCTGACCTCATCTTATCTGTGGCAAGCACGACACACTCAGACTGGCAAGACACAAACTGGTATGTGACAGGTCATCAAAGTGGCGCTGTTAAGGTATGGAAAATGGTGCACTGCTCGTCTGATGAGGCAGTAAATAGCAAGAGCAAATCGCCTGCAGTCACTTCTGGCGGGCTTAGCCTGAATGGCCAAACACCAGAGTATAGACTACTTCTGCAGAAAGTGCTCAAGTCACACAAGCACCCTGTCACTGCCCTTTGCATACCACCAGACCTGAAACAGCTTCTGAGTGGTGATGCCGGAGGTCACTTACTTTCCTGGTCATTGAAAGACGACAGTTTTAAGGGTTCATAG